CTTCATTTTGGAACACTTGTAGGACTTCTTGTTCATTTTACCTTAAAGGCTAAGgcagatgttttcctttttttaatgtattttcatacattcattcatccacttttttcagctgcagattaaaacacatttggttTGTCACCTTTTCTGCCATCTTTTTTGCAGCAATGGAAATTATTCCAGCAGACCAGACCTGACCCTGATCCTGATCCatttagaccaggcatgtcaaactcattccataaagggccgtgtggctgcaggtttttgttccagccaaggaggagcacaccaggccaaccaatcaacatcaagggatcacttagttatcagctgaagactgagatcagctgattaatcgattccagccaggtgtgctcctccttggctggaactaaaacctgcagccacacggccctttatggaatgagtttgacatgcctgatttagactgtgtgtcatttcagtctgttgtttgtcctTGACAGTCAGACTGTTGAACCTGTACATTAATCCGTCTCATTGACTGTCACTGATTCTGGCTCTGCAGATCATTCTCAACTCCATGCACAAATACCAGCCACGGGTCCACATCATCAAGAAGAAAGACCACACCGCCTCGCTGCTCAACCTCAAGTCTGAGGAGTTCCGCACCTTTGTCTTCATTGAGACCGTCTTCACCGCCGTCACGGCCTATCAGAACCAGCTGGTGAGTGACTGATGGCTAACACAAGCCAATGGACATTATAGGCtacttgtctcctctccttcttctttggAAAAACTGCTAAACACCCGTTGTCTCCTGCAaagtttttttaatatattgaAATAGCTTCAAGCTCCAAGCTGTTAATAGTATCACACAATCTTCATCAGTAGGAGGAGTTTGCCCAGTTGACGGATATGTGGATCCATAGTTCATAGTTAAAACTTTCATTGTTTGTTCCAAAGCACTTTGTGACTTCTCCTCCACTTCAGCTTAAATGTTTAGACTGAAAGTAAATTCTTGACCTGAGGAAAATGTGAAAGCTGCAGAACGGctacaaaacatgaaattacatttgatACTGAACAGAATACGcacaacaagacaaaacaccaacaacaaaacaatgacgTTTTCACCATAAATCACCATAAAACTTAATGACAAGAACCAGATCATTCATGACTGATCCCTCTCTGAGACTGTTCCAGCTTGAGGTTAAAATGATCGAGCTCTGTGTGAAAGGAGTTCCACATACTGACCACCTGGACAGCAAGTAGACCCCGTGCTACTGAGATCAAAGCCCTGAGAGGGTCCACCATGTCACTGAGCACTGTGTGTTATTTAGAGATTCATGGATGAGTTTATAATCAAtaaatttgaataaaattattaaaatgtagcatatttcattttcttgaGAATATTGCAGTGGTGGGATCTTACTGGCTTCCTATACAAGGAAGCTAGTCTTTGATTGCTGTAGAAGCTTCTTGAGACCAAGAAGTTTCACAATAACTTAAATCTGAGAAGATCATAGAAtacattaaactgaaaaactgtCTCTAATGAGTCTAAATGTATCTAAGTTTGCTTTATTATCTGTGCTCACCAGTGTATAGCCCTTTCAAACTTTCAATTTTCATGACTAAATAAGTAActttactgccatctactggattttaagatgttcAACATTAATTCCACTAAGGCCACTAAATGTCCTGTCTCGCACTgttaacaaaaatgaaaaataatttgtgtgtcCACCCTGTGATTCAGATCCACTACAAAATGTAACACGTTCTTCCTTGGCCCACGCTAcacccttccaccaagtttcatgaaaatcaggcCGGTGGATTTCCtttaatcctgctgacaaacacacagaaccgAAAGCATGACCTCCTTGGCAAATGTATTAAATAGAGATGATCTGAGCTGATCCTGATGTGTCACTGTTCAGCCAGAAATCCTCTGTGAGGGAAGAAGCTCCACTCTGTAACGTTACAACGGCTCAAGTACGGAGGGTTTCTGTAGTTCTAAAAATGCAACAGAGTGAGAAGTCTTCTCTCTAGTGGATCGCTTCATGTCACAAGAGTTTATTCTCCCACATAAACTTTCATTCATGTCTCAACAATTTAAGCTTTTAAACTCAACAGCTTTGAGTCAGGACCTTTAAGGTGTGTCTGATTTTGTAGGCTAAAGCTGTTGTTTCAACACAGTTTGGGATCcgactctgcagcagcagaaacctgATGTCAAAGGACTCGCATTGATCGGGACATCCTTATTAATAAGCAGCTTTAAAGCTATCTGAGCTCTGTGCATGTAGTAACATTACTGAGAGCCAGGCTGCAGGAAGCAGCATGTTGAGACTGACTGGATGAGGGAGAAGAGACAATAACAGATatagacagaaatgaaaaggatGAGTGTTTACActcctcactctgctgctgtttcccagATCACCAAACTGAAGATCGACAGCAACCCGTTCGCCAAAGGTTTCCGGGACTCGTCGCGGCTGACGGACATGGAGAGGTACAGGGGATTCTGGGTCCTGCACTGTTTGTTTGCCGTCTGTCTGAGCTTCTCGCTTTGTtgtctttcctgttttctttagttcttttctttctcgttttcttgtatttctcgtctttaatctctctctctttcaatttttagtttttactttcagtgaattgtttatttcttttatctttCCTACTTCTtattttcccttcttttctaattctttcttccttccgttctttctttcttttctcataCAGTGCAGTTTTATTCTCTATTATATGCTCAgtgctcactcacacacacacacatttacagtaactCCAACCATCCAAAGGATTTTTAGGGACgctgccaaaacacacacttctcgTAATTCCTGATTCCGGCACTACGGCCAAAATCAGCTGACAAAATCAAACCATCTGCCCATTTCCCTCAATCAAACATCCCAAACCAGAGATGGCCGAAAGACAGCCAgacaccccctccctcctccccctcctctttctccttctccttcttcttctctgtctctctctttttgagGGCTGTGAATTAGACCTGATCAATTGATCTTCAGGGAgctgcagaaatcacattagTCTGGAGTCGGCCACTGCACTAAAACACACTGTAATTCAATTGGCTGCAGTGACTGATTGAAACCAGCATGCCCCGCCCCCCTCGCCTCCCTCCTGCCCTGCCGTGCATTGTGGGAGTTTGTAGTGGCCTCTGTGCCGGAGGGGCCCAACgctgataaaaacacacacatttgtactcCTCTGCTGACAGATATTGCACTTTCCTAACCTAATTGGAGGGGCAGGGGCTGTGGAGGGGGGGGCTGCTAATGTGGACTCATGGCTCTCATGATGCAGACCACTTGCCTGTCCACCCACCCACcaacccacccacacacacacacacacacacacacacacacacacacaaaacacaacaatttgtgtcactgtgtttgaGAAGTGCTATCTGACAAGACTCAAATGAGCTAATGCACTTTGTGGGatagtgaacacacacacacgcacacacacacacacacatgccaaaATCTGCATGCACAGTCTACATAAACAAGAGgacaactacacacacacacacacacacacgcacagtggaCACAcgcatgtaaaaaaaaaaaaaatcctacagTTAGTTAATAAACAGCAAAATACTGAAAGCTGTGACCCATCAGATTTGTGACACTGAAGTTTTAACTGATTCTGTGAAAACTTGAGCCAAACTGATGTGTTTAAGATGaaaattttaatattttaaacttgtttttgaaagtataaatgatgaaaatgtgttaaGAATTATAGATCAGAgtatagatttaaaaaaaaatggaggcaCAAGTTTAGTTACAGCTACTAAAATGTGGGACCACAGGGGggaaagtttattttattgtttttatttgcttgaTTTTGATCTTGGGACATATAGATATTTTGCGTTATGTTGTCAGTCGTCACTGCTGCCTGTATCTTGGCCTGGACAGTCTTAAACGACTTTTAATCTCAATGAGGCTTTCATGGataacaaaggaggaaaaaaagctgaaagtcaCAGAATTTGACGCGTCACAAATTCCAGATTTCAACAccaaaagaaaatcatttttcacttttactgtaaagtgtttagtgtttgttttggttgcaagaaaaaaaaatcattagtaCAATATATGAAAGTCAATTATATTCATGTGGAGTtcttgaaaaaatgttttcatactTCACAATTTAACTGTTACGAAAAGTGTGAAACGCCACAAAATCCACGTCTAACgtgaaaaaaagagatttaCGTTGGGGCTCTCTCTTCGGCTTTTGCTGCAGGGAAAGTGTTGAGAATCTGATTCACAAGCACTCGTACGCCCGGTCGCCGATCCGAACCTACGCCGGCGACGAGGAGAACCTGAGCGAGGACGGACACTCTGCACACACCAGAGGTGAGCGGCCGCCAACCCGCAGCAGATCAGCACAGACAGCGATccaacaaaaagaacaaaactgaacatgagATATGGCTGGTGCTCTTTAGTgttcttactgtcaacaaacgtgaatgaaaagaccaaaccaaCGACGTGTTTGTCCATCGCTCAGTACTACAGCACTAAGCCTGTAGCTTTATgttgaagacataaatcttcCATTGTACAAAATGTTCAGTAATTTCCTGAAACAACTGAGCGGTGCAGTTTTTAGCAGCCTGCTCTCAAACAGAAGgaaatggtgtttttgttgggaATCATTTTCATCTGCGGATGAACACACATTTGGTGGTGTGCTGAGTATTTCTGGCAGCAGGTCGGTGTGTGTGGGACCgactcaaaataaaccacagcGTCTGTGTTTTcggacaacaatggagctctgttgcacagaggaggaagacgttggttttggtcttttcatttgatttgttgacaccaagaaaaataaagaatactGGCAGCTTCGCATCAGCCCGATGTTTACGTCTACCCCGTGTCTCCTGCAGGCTCAGCGTTCACCGCCTCTGACAACCTCTCCCTGAGCTCCTGGGTCACCACCACCTCCGGCTTCTCGGGCTTCCAGCACCCGCAGTCCCTGTCGGCCATGGGCACGAGCACCGCCTCCCTGCCCCACCCCATCCAGGGCTCCCTGCCTCCCTACAGCCGACTGGGCATGCCGCTGACCCCCACCGCTCTGGCAGGAACCATGCAGGGCAGCGGGCCGTCCTTCCCTTCCTTCCACATGCCCCGCTACCACCACTACTTCCAGCAGGGGCCCTATGCCGCCATCCAGGGACTCCGCCACTCCTCCACGGTCATGACGCCTTTTGTATGACTCGGTCCTGGGGAGGAGACGGCCGATCCTCGCTCTGATGCTCATCCTCAATCCACCACAAGCAGTTATTTCTCCTCTCCGGCTCATCACTCCTCATCCCGTTTGTATCTCTCCTCCTGGTCTTTGTAAATAGTTCACCTGCAGAGTGGGGTGAAGAGGATGCGGCATACTGATGCAGAAAATCCAGAAAAGAAGGACTGTGGTGCCTCCAGGGGACCTACAGACACATCAGCAGGTCCTGTGGTCTCTATGAACGCTTTAGTGACATTGTACAAACACTTACAACCTCAATACAAACTATAAAATGCAAGACGATAAAAGGAGCATGTTTGGTCTTGGCCCTTGAAGAACAGAAAGTGGATCCTGAAATCCTCAACTCATTTTAATAGTATTTAGAAGACCCTGTCTCCCTGTCCCTACTGGCTACAGGGTCTCCACCGAGGCTTTAAAGACGGCAGGTTGCCCAGTGACGATGATTTCTGGAGAGACTCACCTGATGCTGCAGTATGCTGGACACTGAGGCTCAGTCTGAATCAGAATGGCGGGGCGAGCCACCGCAGCTCTCCTCGGTTTCCCAGAAAGTCAGCCATATGTACAGTTCAGACTTCACACTTCAGGCTCTGTTGAAAATAAcgtgaaaacaaatgttaagATACGTTGTACAAAGATGAAAAAGCAACATTTACTCATAGGAAAATTCTCACTGTagagtgcaaaaaaaaaaacctaggACGCATGCTGAGCGCAGTAGACAGATACGGTATAATATGGGACTGCGCTGCGACAGGGCTGAAGGCTTTACGCAGACTGTAAAGGCCcggtcacaccagcatttacaGCGGtgaaatcagttcatttcaaaGGAGTCTGTGGATTCACtcacagcagtgaaataaataatttgatCTGCGGTTACACTTTGGTGAACTTTCACATGCAAAACTGACCTGTCGAGACCATGCTGACCTTTGAGGGGACGGAGAACCGGAGAGTCCAAGAAGGAGGAAGCTATTTTATTACTTCTACTTCACCTCCTCTGTTAGAGTGTAAACTGCTCCACAGACAGAGGAATGGATTTCAGATGGTtctgagacaggaagtgacagataGTTTTGAATAAACTATGTGAACTTTCTGTCTTGTTTGCAATCTCGCTAATGTGAtgctaactgttagcatgctagtgaGCTCAGAGAGCTTTTTGGCCTCCCTTTTTCAATGAAATGATATAAAATCCTGATAACACACTGCCAGTGGGGAATAAACTGCccagcacagagaaaatactAATAATCTCTGAGGGTTCTTGTGACTACCTAGCGCTATAACATGTTAGCCGTCAGCTCACCAGCTATAGTAGTTCTTCAACTATCCCTGGGAGTAGTCCTTAAGTCACAGAGCCGCTAACACTTTGGTGAAGACGTGGATGAATTTCACTGTTACTTTCTGGTGTGACTGAGCCTAAACTCAAAGAGATTCAACcacaaaatgtgttgatttcatcagtttttgtcatgttttcattcactgtgtGAAACTGGACGTAAATGTAAACCCTGCCAAATCTCTCCCACTGGTCTGAAGGAAAGAAGCTTTTATGTCTTGACACGCAGAAACATTTGAAGCAGCGGTGCaacttcatgtttttcattgtaaacacagcagaattTGTctccacagtgttttcagtgcCGTCTGTTGACTGCAGGCTGTTAGCGGTCGGTCGTTAGCAGGTGTTAGCGAGCTGATTCATGGCTGCAGCAGAGCGTGTCGACAGGGCGTCCACACCTGGAAGTAATGGCTCTCTGCTGCCTCGTGTGAAGCAGGCGGGGAGGAAGAagctggaagctgctgcagtcgaTCCAGTAACCGCTCAGATGCATAAAAATGGCAGCTCACTGGTGGAGAAGTCGtccatttatttgaaaaatattaaGAAATGCAGGCCACACGGGTGAGATAGTCCTACCTGGAGTGTCAGTTTATGCTGTTTTTAGGaatacattttattatgaaGATACATTTTCAGTCCAGGAGCTTCACAGGAAAACTCTCCATCTTCTCAAGTAACTGTTTTGTAATTGAGTCCTAAAAACCAGAACGAGACTGATTTATCAGACGATATCAGCTCATTAAATAACTTAAatatctgtatctgtgtatgTCGGGCGATCAGCGACAACACGCTGCGGTACAGAAATACCCAAAATATGTTGGTCATTCAGAAACAGTGTCTCTGTTGCAAAGTTTGACagaaatttatttttcatctgtgaaaTTGTTTTGGTGCTGCAACAAACAATTATTATCAATTAGTTTTTGTTTATAATATGTGAGGaaatacagaatataaaaatattgagtTTAGTGTCATATGTCACAATGAAAAGCATAAAATCCTGACATTTGAAAAGTAGTTAATGTTCACTCACTGACACAATATGTCATCTATCAGAGTACCTTCTTAATGATTTTCTGTAAATTGATTGATCAGGCTCTTCAAGTCAACGACCACAGTGTGATTTATTCAACCTGTTTCCAACACAAATCAGCCAAAGTCTCAATTCAGGTGTCGTTTTCTTGATGCTTGTGCAGCGATCTGtgcatttctgtctgaaaaTGACTGCAACAACAATTTCACATCTTTCCCATCTTTAATCCAAATTGAAGGGAAAATACGACTTTCACAGGACACAATAACTGACAAAATGATGGAGATTTTTTACAGAGGGGCTGTCACGTTTTATGCATGAATCCAAAGCAACAGTTGAATATTCCAGCTTCTTGCATCATGAGTTTGGATGCATCAGCAATGAAGCATcgtgtttcaggtgtgtgtaaCAGCTGACGAAGACACTTTTAGCGCTGCTCTGTGGAGGCAGATTTCAAATGAAGAGAAgctgctcacacaaacactgtaaatgtcCCAGTTTGAAGCCTGTTGCAGTGGAATATGGATGTACATGTTGTGTTCTGACGCCTTGCATATCATGAACATGCAAGCAGTTCATCTGATCTCATCTGTTTGTTGAGGACAGTCATGAAATCTTGTACTTTGACcttgtttctttgctttggaagtcaaatgtttgtttgaaaggTGTCGACAAATGAACTGACCGCTGGTTTCCATCGGTGTAAATGTAAAACACTTCTTTCCTTTTCGACCATACGCACAGTCCCGACTTACCACCGAAAATAATctctttttgaaaaatgtttgcttttgtatgCCATAATATGAATACGACACCAAACGAGATTGTGTTTTGATGATTTTTAAGTGcaatatatttattttgctctCTGGAAATAATGTGTAATGTACTATGCCGCATTTAAAAATAGTTATTTGTAAACCTTGAAAAATATATATCGCCACCcaaactctttttttcactGGCTGACATTATGTACACTTTTCTCTCTCAATGAATCACAGATTGTCAGAAATAAATTCAAtcatgaaatcatttaaaaaccaCAGCTGAAACTGAATTTTATTTAGGTTTCTGTAACACCTGAGAATTCAGTGAGCCAAAGCACATATTCAGACCTTTTTCTGAGTAACATCTCTCCagtttctttattatttttcatgcaaCAATTCCTGAGGCTGCACAAAGAATTCTTTTTCTTCTAGTTTGAAGATTATGGGATGAAACATTCAATGTTAAGAGGCcaaaacagaaatcagctgttCAATGTCACTGAGGAAGACAGAAAcaattttcttctgtttctacAGCTTCATTATGATTTTACATCACAAACATATCCTAGAACGCCACCTGGTGGTCACTGCTTTCAAATTGCACGCGGCTGTGTTGGCCAGTTTCTGCATATTTTACAGACGTATTTTACACATTAAGCTTCCAGATGTTCTCAGGTCGATCAGGTTAGCAGGACTATTGATCTGAAAACAGATGCACTGTGAGTCTGTGAGATAATAAGAAGAATGTACTTTTACAGGCTTTTCCCTTAAACACTCAAATGAAAGCTCACCACCAATCTGTTTAACTATTTCTTGCaaccacacacatttactgaGTCTAACCTGGGAAAATAGTCCCTCTCAATCATCTCTCAGTCAAACTAATACTCCTGGTCCAACAAGTGATCAACAGATTATGACCTGGTTTCCATCATGTTCACGTGAGCATGTTTATGAATCCCAGTCATTCTTAAATGACGACAGCAAGTGCATGTTAGGACAACGATcacgtgaaaaaaaaacagcattaaagaGAGAAAGTGCTTCCATCAGcgctaaaaaaacaaaaagcctcctcgtctgcagcagaagcagcagcctCACAAACAGTTCAAACCAGTTCAAACatcaaaaacctttttttttaatggaaagaaaaagaagcacagGTGCAAATAATGGAAATGATcatggctgaattccatttagctgcttcagtttcaggctcCTGGTGTtgttcacactgtcatgacttcCTGGGACACAAATTATTAGTAAGACCTGAACTGATGAGCTCATTGGTCATATCACAgaggtgatgtcacagagaatAACATCATCATCCAGCACAGAAACCCCTCACAGCCAACAGGCCCACCAGACTGAGAGGCGTCAATTATTTACACAAGACAAGTCATGAGTAACAGTAATGCAGTGCAGGATGATGTGAGCTGTCACTCAGATACTGTATTGAAGTACAAAATTGAGTATTTTGACCTGAGCAAACCCTGGAAAAAAGATGGAACCATGGGAAAATTATCCAGTATTACAGTAACCAAACTCTGCAAGAGACACTGAGTGTAACTGGTCCACCTCATGTGTTGGTCCTGcacctgcagcattttaaagcaggtgtgtcagtgtttcaagtcatgtcctgCTGATTATAAACAGCTGTTGTAAAGCTCTTCCTAAAGAAATCCAACCTAGATGGAAGTGCACTCACCAACTATAGGCCGATATCCAACCTTCCATTCGCCAGTAAGATACTGGAAACGATCGTTTCAGTGCAAATGAACTCCTTCTGGAGGAATTTCAGTCAGGTTTTATAACAGACCacagcactgaagctgctctgactAGAATAATCAGCGACCTCAGACTAAATTCTGTCTCTCAGTTCTTGTCCTGTTAGACCTCAGTGCAGCGTTCGATACGATTGACCATAATCAATGGTCTTGAACAGTCGGTTggtctctctgactgtgtgttaaactggtttcaaGCATCAAAGGGACAAAGTTTGACGACAGTCTTGGggatcatgtgtctgagaaacatgacatctgtgtTGGGGTTTCAGGAAGCTGCTTTGGTccatgctgccacttggtgacatcGTTGGAGAGCACAGCGTGTGTTTCCATTGTTACGCAGAcgacacacaactgtacatctctgCTGATCcacatgatgctgcagctgttgaCTCTACCACTAACTGTCTGTTggtaataaataaatggatgagcaataatttaTTGAACTCAgccctaaaacaaaaagaggagatCTGTTTCACAATCTGGGGGAATTAACcccctggattaaatctgaggttacaGTCTTGGTGTTCGCCTAGACTCAGATCTAAGAttcaagtcccacatcaacaGGATGAcgaaaaagatgctgaaaaactgattcatgcctttatttcaagccgaCTCAGTTACTGTAAGGTattatttactggcctcccGAAAAATACCCCTGAGAgccttcagctcattcaaaactctgcagcccaGAAATGAACCAgaactgagaggagagagcagattAATCCAGTTAGACAGTTGTAGTCTAAATTCCTCCGCCTCAAATCATTAATGGACTGGGACCAAGCTACATCGCTAACTCCCTTGTTCACTGTTcaccttcaagaacactgtgatcatctgctgctggatcATTGCAGTGAAcctttgggttgccaggttgtgaagCATCCCTCGGACTGTTAAATCATTGGAGTCATTAGAGATCAAAGATAATATTTTATACGTGCAGATAGacaaaaaatcagattttaacaAAGACATGGTCAGGTTTAACAGTGTCTGACTTTTTGCTTACTGCAGTTTACAGATGTATTAATCCACCGCTAGAAATAGtcccccacaaacacacttcctcctcctgttaCAGTAAAGATTGCTAAAAAACgacagtgcccagctgtttcaggaaactGAGATAAATTAGAGTTCAGTCGAGACCATGAgttaattgttttgttattgttattttgtttcaAGGTGACGAGATAAttgcataataataaaaataaagacaagcaCCAGCCTTATTCTTGTTTAACTGAAGCAAAAAAAGTATGAGAAGGTTAAATGAAAGAGTCTGTGATCTTGTCAAAAGTGACCAAATGAATGATGGACTAAATGAGACCAAAAATATGCACTCAGAGAGCCTGAGCTGCTGTTAAATTATTCAATTCTGTCATTTATCATAATGTTCTGTAAAGCTAATAGACCTGGGACTTTAAATAGGGGGACGGAAATGTTGTAGATTTACATTTCAGGCATTTTGCCGATGCTTTTATGAGCGTAACAGAAGAATATCAGCGTAAACATTGCAGGCGAGCTGTAGCACTTGATGTAGATGTTTGAATGAGTCAAAAAATGCTCATTCATTActaaaaaaataagacaaaacaacGTCAGAAATGAAATCAGCTCAAAGCAATGTTTGTTTTAGCCTGGTTAGTGTTCATGTTTCATCGCAATCCGTGGACTGAAAAACATACTCAAATCTGTACTATTAActccagtacacacacacaaacacacacactcagtctaTCACCAGAACCATCCCCCGCCACCGCAGACGAACTGACGGATCGATGGCTGGACGTTAGTCACTGTTTCACCAGGAAGAAGGCCTCACTTCTACCCTGATAAGAATCGGTTACATCCTtcgaaaataaataaataaacacataaataacatcCAGTGTGGCTCTGATTGGATTAAAGGAAGAGGGGAAGGGCAAGACGAGTCATCATGAGGTATGGCCTAACAAATTGGAGCTAACAGTCGGGCCAGAGAGTCCATTTTGGGGCATAATTTACACAGTGAG
Above is a window of Chelmon rostratus isolate fCheRos1 chromosome 8, fCheRos1.pri, whole genome shotgun sequence DNA encoding:
- the tbx20 gene encoding T-box transcription factor TBX20 — encoded protein: MEYTSSPKPQLSSRANAFSIAALMSSGKPNKDKETEENTIKPLEQFVEKSSCNQQALADLSSLDGHGDFSGSAPSVCTEPLIPTNPGIPSEEMAKISCSLETKELWDKFHELGTEMIITKSGRRMFPTIRVSFSGVDQDSKYIVLMDIVPVDNKRYRYAYHRSSWLVAGKADPPLPARLYVHPDSPFTGEQLMKQMVSFEKVKLTNNELDQHGHIILNSMHKYQPRVHIIKKKDHTASLLNLKSEEFRTFVFIETVFTAVTAYQNQLITKLKIDSNPFAKGFRDSSRLTDMERESVENLIHKHSYARSPIRTYAGDEENLSEDGHSAHTRGSAFTASDNLSLSSWVTTTSGFSGFQHPQSLSAMGTSTASLPHPIQGSLPPYSRLGMPLTPTALAGTMQGSGPSFPSFHMPRYHHYFQQGPYAAIQGLRHSSTVMTPFV